The following proteins are encoded in a genomic region of Nicotiana sylvestris chromosome 4, ASM39365v2, whole genome shotgun sequence:
- the LOC104250042 gene encoding U-box domain-containing protein 28-like — protein sequence MMRNRREELYVTVPSLFRCPISMDVMKSPVSLCTGVTYDRNSIQTWLSQGHNTCPATMQILPSTDFTPNLTLRRLINVWLQHQPANSPSAATTPSSSSAVSKSEVLEIVKNLNGENRLSSLVKIAEFVKYSDENRRFFVNSSGAIANVVGVLVDSDVVEICETVIAVLDLVVLENGVKEQLNKEVLRSDRDFLSKFLLILRKGKLSSRIQTARILEFIALDADSQRKFVEDQGLLYELHVFTRTETNRFAVEAGLSALIAISTTRPARKELVRFGIVQTVGKILSGSDSARVVVEKSLKLLETVATCTEGRAAIGKDEECLMAVVTRLMKSSRAATEHGVTVLWSVCCLARDTAAREVVGKVNGLTKVLLVMQSDCSTGARQTCGELVKALRVVNNNTSKNYSKSCLASYDTKTTHIMPY from the coding sequence ATGATGAGAAATAGGAGAGAAGAATTATACGTTACCGTTCCGAGCCTTTTCCGATGTCCGATATCAATGGACGTAATGAAGTCTCCGGTAAGTCTCTGCACCGGCGTCACATACGATCGTAACTCCATTCAAACTTGGCTTTCCCAAGGCCACAATACCTGTCCCGCCACCATGCAAATCCTTCCCTCCACCGATTTCACACCTAACCTCACTCTCCGGCGACTCATCAACGTATGGCTTCAGCATCAGCCAGCCAACTCACCCTCCGCCGCCACCACGCCGTCTTCCTCCTCCGCCGTCTCAAAGTCAGAAGTTCTCGAAATTGTCAAAAATCTCAACGGCGAGAATCGGTTGAGTTCGTTGGTGAAGATTGCGGAGTTCGTGAAGTATTCCGATGAGAATCGGAGATTTTTTGTTAATTCGAGTGGTGCGATAGCGAATGTTGTTGGCGTTTTGGTGGATTCTGATGTGGTTGAGATTTGTGAAACTGTTATTGCGGTTTTGGATTTGGTTGTATTAGAGAATGGAGTTAAAGAGCAGTTGAATAAGGAGGTTTTGCGGAGCGATCGAGATTTTCTCTCAAAGTTTCTACTGATTCTTCGAAAAGGAAAACTGAGTTCGCGCATTCAAACCGCTCGGATTCTGGAATTCATCGCACTAGACGCCGATTCGCAGCGAAAATTCGTTGAGGATCAAGGTTTACTCTACGAATTGCACGTATTCACCCGCACAGAAACCAACAGGTTCGCGGTCGAGGCCGGTTTATCAGCTCTAATCGCGATCTCAACCACCAGACCAGCGAGAAAAGAGCTAGTCCGGTTCGGAATCGTGCAAACCGTCGGGAAAATCCTTAGCGGTTCGGACTCCGCTAGAGTGGTGGTGGAGAAGTCGCTGAAGCTGTTGGAAACGGTGGCGACATGTACGGAAGGGAGGGCGGCGATAGGGAAGGACGAGGAGTGCTTGATGGCAGTAGTTACGAGGCTCATGAAGAGCTCGAGGGCGGCGACAGAGCACGGCGTGACTGTACTGTGGAGCGTATGCTGCTTGGCGCGTGATACGGCGGCGCGTGAGGTTGTAGGGAAGGTCAATGGGCTGACCAAGGTGTTGCTGGTGATGCAGAGTGATTGCTCCACCGGTGCACGGCAGACGTGTGGGGAATTGGTCAAAGCATTGCGAGTGGTGAATAATAATACTAGTAAGAATTATTCAAAGTCGTGTTTGGCGAGTTATGATACCAAGACTACTCACATCATGCCCTActga